In a single window of the Sander lucioperca isolate FBNREF2018 chromosome 19, SLUC_FBN_1.2, whole genome shotgun sequence genome:
- the gpr63 gene encoding probable G-protein coupled receptor 63 — MVHSTTVPLPEAGDTNASLCRLVTGLLNLSERPPMENVSMGSRSPPTTEAPASLRGVGLPLQVFFCFAMVAILLLALLGNMVVCLMVYQRSAMRSAINILLASLAFADMMLAILNMPFALVTVMTTQWIFGDVFCRVSAMLFWFFVMEGVAILLIISIDRFLIIVQKQDKLSPQRAKVLIVVTWGLSLVFCFPLAVGSPPLQIPPRAPQCVFGYSVEPGYHTYVLILLLVFFFLPFMVMLYTFMGILNTIRHNAIRIHSHTDSICLSQASKLGLLSLQRPFQMNIDMSFKTRAFTTILILFSVFTVCWAPFTAYSLVATFSDGFYHKDSFFQISTWVLWLCYLKSALNPLIYYWRIKKFRDACLDLMPKYFKFLPQLPGNTKRRIQPSAVYVCGEHRSVV, encoded by the coding sequence ATGGTTCACTCCACTACTGTTCCCCTTCCAGAGGCAGGGGACACAAACGCCAGTCTCTGCCGCCTCGTTACGGGACTGCTGAACCTTTCCGAGAGGCCGCCGATGGAGAACGTCTCCATGGGCTCCCGGTCACCCCCGACAACGGAGGCCCCGGCGAGCCTGCGAGGCGTCGGCCTACCGCTGCAGGTCTTCTTCTGCTTCGCCATGGTCGCCATCCTGCTTCTGGCCCTGTTGGGAAACATGGTGGTGTGCTTGATGGTGTACCAGAGATCGGCCATGCGCTCGGCCATCAACATCCTCTTGGCGAGCCTGGCGTTTGCAGACATGATGCTGGCCATCCTGAACATGCCCTTCGCCCTGGTCACCGTCATGACCACCCAGTGGATTTTCGGAGACGTTTTCTGTCGAGTTTCGGCCATGCTCTTTTGGTTCTTTGTGATGGAGGGCGTGGCCATACTGCTTATAATAAGCATAGACCGTTTTCTTATTATTGTCCAGAAGCAAGATAAGCTGAGCCCACAGAGAGCTAAGGTGCTCATAGTGGTCACATGGGGACTCTCTTTGGTTTTCTGTTTCCCGCTGGCTGTTGGCTCCCCTCCCCTACAGATCCCTCCCAGGGCCCctcagtgtgtgtttggctaCAGCGTTGAGCCTGGTTACCACACTTACGTATTGATCCTACTGCTAGTCTTCTTCTTCCTACCTTTCATGGTCATGCTGTACACGTTTATGGGGATCCTGAACACCATCCGCCACAACGCCATCCGCATCCACAGCCACACGGACAGCATCTGTCTGAGCCAGGCCAGCAAACTGGGCCTGCTGAGCCTCCAGAGGCCCTTCCAAATGAACATCGACATGAGCTTCAAGACCCGTGCCTTCACCACCATCCTCATCCTCTTCTCCGTGTTTACAGTGTGCTGGGCGCCTTTCACTGCCTACAGTCTGGTAGCTACCTTCAGTGACGGCTTCTACCACAAAGACAGCTTTTTCCAAATCAGCACATGGGTCCTGTGGTTGTGCTACCTCAAGTCAGCCCTCAACCCTCTCATTTACTACTGGCGGATCAAGAAGTTCCGCGATGCCTGCCTCGACCTGATGCCCAAGTACTTCAAGTTTCTTCCTCAGCTGCCGGGCAACACGAAGAGGCGCATCCAGCCGAGCGCCGTGTACGTGTGCGGGGAGCATCGCTCGGTGGTCTGA